Part of the Labilithrix sp. genome, GCGCAACGCTCGTGAAGAAGAAGAGGAAGAAGAGGACGACGAGGACGAGGACGAAGAGGACGAGGACTCGGAAGACGAGGACGAAAAATGAGCAGCGAGACGATCGAGAAGGACACGAAGAAGAAGCCTCTCGCCGCCGCCGAGGCCGACGAGCGTGACGAGCGCGACGAGGACGAGGAAGAAGAAGAGTCCGACGAGGAAGAGGGCTCGGACGACGACGACGGCGACGACGACGAGTCCGACGAGGCCGCCACGCGTCCGCTGAAGACCTCCGAGGCGGCCGCCGGCCCGCGCGAGAAGGTCGTCATCGACCGCCCGAGCACGGCGAGCATGATCTGGACGATCGCGCGCCGCGAGCTCGCCGGCTACTTCAACTCCGTCATCACGTACATCGTCATCAGCGCGAGCATGGTCGGTCTCGGCCTGTTCTTCTACATGTACAAGGGCGGCTTCTGGCAGGTCGACCGCGTCACCATGCAGCGCATGTTCGACTTCCTGCCGTTCGCGCTCTGCGCGCTCGTGATCCCGCTGTTCACGATGCGCGCGCTCGCGGACGAGAAGCGCGTCGGCACGATCGAGCTCCTCATCACGATGCCGGTGAAGGACTCCGAGGTCATCCTCGGCAAGTTCATCGCCGCGCTCGCGATCCTCACCGTGCAGCTCGCGCTCGTCGTGCTCTACCCGATCGCGATGTTCAAGTGGCCGTGGCACCTCGGCGAGCTCGACTGGGGCGCGTTCTGGGTCGGCATGCTCGGCCTCTTCTGCCTGTCCGCGACCGGCGTCGCGATGGGGCTCATGTACTCGAGCTTCACCGACAGCCAGATCCTCTCCTTCTTCGCCACGATGCTGACCCTGACGCTGCTCTACGCGATCGGTCAGGTCTCCGCGGTCGAGTCGCTCCAGGGTTGGCCCGGCGACGCGATCGCCTTCATCAGTCTCCAGTCGCGCTTCGAGCCCTTCGCGCGCGGCCTCATCGACTCGCGCGCGATCGTCTACTTCGTCTCGATCTGCGTGCTTTGCCTGCTCGTCGCGTTCCACGCGCTCGAGCGCCGTAAGTGGGCCTGAGGAGCAATCGCCATGGCCATGGAACGTAAGAAGAGGGCCGCGACCGAGAGCGGCGCGCTGCTGTTCATCATCGCCGCGATCGTCGTCGGCGTGAACGCGCTCAGCTACTTCATGTACTGGCGCAAGGACATGACGAAGGCGGAGAAGTACACGCTGTCGGAGGGCAGCGGGCGCCTCATCCGCGGGATCAAGGACGGCGAGCAGATCAAGGTCGAGGCGTACGTCACGCGCGGCCTCCCCAAGCTCGACGCGTTCGTGCGCGACCTTCGCGATCTCCTCCAGCAGTACAAGGACGCGGGCGCGGGCAAGTTCGACTACGTCATCATCGAGCCGAAGACGGAGGAGGAGCGCAAGAAGGCCGAGGAGGCCGGGCTCCAGAAGCTCCAGCGCGTCGAGGGCTCGGACACGGAGGACAAGGCGGAGGTGGCCCAGGGCTACATGGGCCTCGTCTTCACGTACAAGACGCAGAAGGAGAAGATCCCGGTCCTCTCTCCCGACAACAACACCGGCCTCGAGTTCTGGATCACGAACAAGATCCGCGAGCTCAAGGACGCGGGCGACAAGACGAAGCACAAGATCGGCATGCTGACCGGTCACGACGAGATCAAGCTCTCGGAGCCGAACCTCGTGCCGGGTCAGGGCCGTCAGGGCGGCCCCACCATCCAGGCGATCATCGGCCAGTACTTCCCCTTCTACGAGCTGAAGGAGGTCGACCTGAAGGGCGGCGACGACGAGATCGACGAGACGCTCGACGGCCTCCTCATCACCCAGCCGGGCAAGGAGCTCACCGAGAAGGAGCTCCGCCGCATCGACCAGTTCGTGATGCGCGGCAAGAGCCTCGCGATCCTCGCGAGCGCGGTCAACGTGAAGGCGGGCGACGCGACGATGAACGCGAAGCTCGAGACGCACGGCCTCGAGAAGCTCGCCGCCGGCTACGGCATCGAGATGAACAAGGACGTCGTCCTCGACTTCGGTCGCTCGTTCCGCGTCCGCGTCGACACCCTCACCGGCCCGCGCACGATGATCTTCCCGCAGATCCTCGACGTGCGTGAGGACTCGCGCTTCACCGGCGACGAGGTCCTCCTCGACACGAGCTTCGCCGCGTTCTTCCGCATCCCGCAGGCGTCCTTCCCGTTCGCCTCGTCGCTCACGCTGAAGAAGGACAAGCAGCCGCAGCTCGGCGACAAGCTCCGCGTCATCGCGCACTCCACGCCCGCGGCGATCGTCGAGACCGGCGACACGGTCGACCTCAAGCCCGCGCGCCAGTGGCGTCCGAAGGGCAACTTCCAGCAGTTCGGCATCGCCGCGGCGGCGGAGGGCAAGCTGAAGACGGCCTTCCCCGAGGGCGACAAGATGGGCGTCGAGACGCCCGCCGAGTCGTCGAACAACGCGCGCGTGCTCGTCTTGTCGTCCGCGCAGTTCTTCGTCAACCCGTTCGTCCGCTCGGGCCAGGGCCCGGACCTCGGGCAGATGGGCATGATGATGGGCGGCGCCGGCGGCGACGAGTTCCTCATGTCGGTCGCGGGTCCGTACGTCCAGCTCATCGGCACGACGTTCATCCTCCAGACGAAGAACCTCCTCGACTGGATGACGGGCGACGTCGACCTCCTCGCGGCCTCGGCGAAGATCCTCCAGGAGCCCAACCTCGCGTACGGCGACGTCGTGAAGCCGAAGGCGGGCGAGGAGATGACGGAGGAGCAGCTCAAGAAGGAAGAGGACCGCATCAAGAAGGAGCGCAAGACGAAGCAGTACTGGATCGAGGGGACGATGACCCTCGGCGTCCCCGCGCTCTTCATCGCGATCGGCCTCATCCTGTGGCGCGTTCGCGAGACCCGCCGTCAAAACGCAGTCGCACTCCTCGAGGCCTGAGAGAAGAAGTCATGAGCGGAAGCACGAAGCTTTACGTCGGTGTCCTCGTCCTCGCCGGTCTCGGCGGCGCCATCTACATGGCGCAGAAGAAGGACAAGGAGATCGGCAACGCGCAGACCACCGCCGCCGAGATGCCCGAGATCAAGGCGCCGGACGACATCGACAAGGTCAGCATCCAGAACGCGGACAAGCAGGAGATCGTCCTCGAGAAGAAGGGCGAGACCTGGGAGATGACGAAGCCCGTCGCCGCCCCCGCGAACCAGACCAACGTCGACCAGGTCATCAAGAACCTGAAGGACCTGAAGGCGAAGGAGGTCATCGCGCCGGCGCCGACGGAGGACTCGAAGAAGGACTACGACTTCACGAAGGAGAAGCAGGTCCACGTCGTCACCTGGAAGGGCGCCGACAAGAAGACCGACATCACCTTCGGCGCCTCGGGCGCGCGCGGGCAGATGGCGATGGTGGAGGGCAAGCCGGCCATCTACGCCATCAGCGGCTACTCGAGCTACCTGTACACGCGCGACGTGAAGGGCTTCCGCGAGACGGAGATCTTCAAGTTCGACGACGCGAACGCGAACCAGCTCACGATCGAGAAGACGGGCGCGGACAAGAAGGTCACCGTGTTGTCCTTCACGAAGGACGGCGACAAGTGGGCCGGCACCGTGAACGGCAAGCCGATCGATCGGTACGACGAGGAGAAGGTGAAGGACGCCGTGCGCGCCTTCAAGGCCCTCACCGCCGACGACTTCGGTGACGGCAAGACGACGGCCGAGACGGGCCTCGACGAGCCGGAGTCGAAGGTGACGGTGAAGCTCAAGGACGGCGCCGGCACCTACTCGTTCAAGGTCGGCGGCGTCTCGACCGGCACGAACCGCTGGGCGATGAAGGACGGCTCCCCGACGATCTACGCGATCCCGTCCTACACCGCCGAC contains:
- a CDS encoding GldG family protein; its protein translation is MERKKRAATESGALLFIIAAIVVGVNALSYFMYWRKDMTKAEKYTLSEGSGRLIRGIKDGEQIKVEAYVTRGLPKLDAFVRDLRDLLQQYKDAGAGKFDYVIIEPKTEEERKKAEEAGLQKLQRVEGSDTEDKAEVAQGYMGLVFTYKTQKEKIPVLSPDNNTGLEFWITNKIRELKDAGDKTKHKIGMLTGHDEIKLSEPNLVPGQGRQGGPTIQAIIGQYFPFYELKEVDLKGGDDEIDETLDGLLITQPGKELTEKELRRIDQFVMRGKSLAILASAVNVKAGDATMNAKLETHGLEKLAAGYGIEMNKDVVLDFGRSFRVRVDTLTGPRTMIFPQILDVREDSRFTGDEVLLDTSFAAFFRIPQASFPFASSLTLKKDKQPQLGDKLRVIAHSTPAAIVETGDTVDLKPARQWRPKGNFQQFGIAAAAEGKLKTAFPEGDKMGVETPAESSNNARVLVLSSAQFFVNPFVRSGQGPDLGQMGMMMGGAGGDEFLMSVAGPYVQLIGTTFILQTKNLLDWMTGDVDLLAASAKILQEPNLAYGDVVKPKAGEEMTEEQLKKEEDRIKKERKTKQYWIEGTMTLGVPALFIAIGLILWRVRETRRQNAVALLEA
- a CDS encoding ABC transporter permease subunit, whose translation is MSSETIEKDTKKKPLAAAEADERDERDEDEEEEESDEEEGSDDDDGDDDESDEAATRPLKTSEAAAGPREKVVIDRPSTASMIWTIARRELAGYFNSVITYIVISASMVGLGLFFYMYKGGFWQVDRVTMQRMFDFLPFALCALVIPLFTMRALADEKRVGTIELLITMPVKDSEVILGKFIAALAILTVQLALVVLYPIAMFKWPWHLGELDWGAFWVGMLGLFCLSATGVAMGLMYSSFTDSQILSFFATMLTLTLLYAIGQVSAVESLQGWPGDAIAFISLQSRFEPFARGLIDSRAIVYFVSICVLCLLVAFHALERRKWA
- a CDS encoding DUF4340 domain-containing protein encodes the protein MSGSTKLYVGVLVLAGLGGAIYMAQKKDKEIGNAQTTAAEMPEIKAPDDIDKVSIQNADKQEIVLEKKGETWEMTKPVAAPANQTNVDQVIKNLKDLKAKEVIAPAPTEDSKKDYDFTKEKQVHVVTWKGADKKTDITFGASGARGQMAMVEGKPAIYAISGYSSYLYTRDVKGFRETEIFKFDDANANQLTIEKTGADKKVTVLSFTKDGDKWAGTVNGKPIDRYDEEKVKDAVRAFKALTADDFGDGKTTAETGLDEPESKVTVKLKDGAGTYSFKVGGVSTGTNRWAMKDGSPTIYAIPSYTADWATADVTKFQRAADAGAPKDGGGAAPTAAPDPHGGDPHGGDPHGGDPHGH